ATGGTCGCGCTGACTCGGCTCTACGCGCCGCGCGCCCACATTCCGGCGACGACGGCGCTTTGCGCGCTGGACCCCGAGGCGCGGCGGCGGGCGCTGACGGCCGGCGCCAACGTGGTGATGATCAACTTCACCCCGCCGGAAGCGGCGCCGCGCTACGGAATTTACCAACGGGCCGCTTGCGGCTCGACCGACAATTGCCTGGACTGCATGACCCGGACCTTCGCCGAACTCGGCCTGACCGTGGCCGACGACGCGGGTTCCGGCGTTCGCAGCCGGGCGGGAGCGACCGATGCCGCGCACGGAACATGATCTGCTCGGGGACATCGCGGTTCCCGACGAGGCGCTCTGGGGCGCGCATACCCAGCGGGCCCTGGCGAATTTTGCCCCGACCGGTCGGCGCCTGCCGCGCGGTCTGATCCGCGCTTTCGCACTGGTAAAAAAAGCGGCGGCGCTGGTCAACGGCGAGCTGGGCTTCCTGCCCGGCGAGGTCGCCGCGGCGCTGGCCGCGGCGGGCGACGAACTGGCGGCGGGCGATCTGGACGGGCAAATCGTGGTCGATCCGCTGGCGGGCGGCGCAGGCACCTCGCTGAACATGAACGTCAACGAAGTGCTCGCCAACCGCGCCGGCGAACTGCTGGGCGAACCGCGCGGCGCCTACCGGCGCGTCCACCCGCTCGATACGGTCAATCTGCACCAATCCACCAACGACGTTTTTCCGACCGCCGTCCGGCTGGCGGCGCTGTGGGGACTGGCCGACCTGGAAGCCGCGATCGTCGAGTTGCAGGTCGCCCTGCAAGACAAGGAGCGCGAGTTCGCCGACGTGGTCATGGTGGGGCGGACGCAACTGCAGGACGCGGTGCCGCTGACGGCCGGGCAGCTCTTCGGGGCCTGGGCGGAAGCCTGCGCGCGCGATCGCTGGCGGATTTTCAAATGCCTGGAGCGGCTCAAGGTGGTCAACCTCGGCGGCACGGCCATCGGCACCGGCATCGGCGCGCCGCGCCGCTACATCTTCCGGGTGATCGAAAAACTGCGCGAATTGTCCAACCTGCCGCTGTCGCGGGCCGAAAATCCGGTCGAGGCGACCACGAATCAGGATACGACGGTGGAAGCCGACGGCATTCTGACCGCGCTGGCCGCGAACCTGCTCAAAATCGCCACCGACCTGCGGTTGCTGTCATCGTCGCCGGTCGCCGAATTGCGCCTGCCGCCGGTGCAGGCCGGCTCGTCGATCATGCCCGGCAAGGTCAACCCGGTGATCCCCGAATACGCCGCGCAGCTCGCCCTCGAGGCGATCGCGGGGCACGAGGCGCTCACCGCCGCCGTCGCCGCGGGCAACCTGCAATTGTCGCAGTATTTTCCGCTGGCGGCCTGGCATTTGCTTGATCACCTGCATCTGCTTAATATTGCGGTGGCCGCGCTGGCTCAAAAGTGCGTCCGCGGCATTGCCGTCGACGAGACCCGTTGCCGGGCGAACCTCGACGGGTCGCTGGCGATCGCCGCCGCCCTGGTGCCGGTGATCGGCTACGAGAAGGCGCAGGCGGCCGTCCGTCTGGCGCAAGAAAAACAGTTACCATTGCGGGAAGCCTTGTCGGTCCTGGGCGTCGCCGCCGCGGACATCGACGAGGCACTCTCGCCGGCCAAGTTGCGGCGCCTGGGCAACCGGGAATAGCAACGGCCGCCCGGCGACCGGATTCGCATCGAGGGAGAGACATCATGCCCGAGACTTTCATCCATCCCGAGGAAATTGAAGGCTTGCTCGCCGGTAATCGCCGGCCCGACCGCCGGCAAATTGAAGAAATCCTGGCGCACGCCCGCGAGGCCAAGGGCCTCAATCCGCCGGAAGTGGCCGCGCTGTTGAACCTCGAGGATCCCGACCTCTGGCAGGAAGTGTTTCGCCTGGCGAAGGAACTCAAACTCGAAATCTATGGCCGCCGCATCGTGCTGTTCGCGCCCTTCTACGTCTCGAACCATTGCGCCAACGATTGCGCCTACTGCGGCTT
The window above is part of the Myxococcales bacterium genome. Proteins encoded here:
- a CDS encoding aspartate ammonia-lyase, producing the protein MPRTEHDLLGDIAVPDEALWGAHTQRALANFAPTGRRLPRGLIRAFALVKKAAALVNGELGFLPGEVAAALAAAGDELAAGDLDGQIVVDPLAGGAGTSLNMNVNEVLANRAGELLGEPRGAYRRVHPLDTVNLHQSTNDVFPTAVRLAALWGLADLEAAIVELQVALQDKEREFADVVMVGRTQLQDAVPLTAGQLFGAWAEACARDRWRIFKCLERLKVVNLGGTAIGTGIGAPRRYIFRVIEKLRELSNLPLSRAENPVEATTNQDTTVEADGILTALAANLLKIATDLRLLSSSPVAELRLPPVQAGSSIMPGKVNPVIPEYAAQLALEAIAGHEALTAAVAAGNLQLSQYFPLAAWHLLDHLHLLNIAVAALAQKCVRGIAVDETRCRANLDGSLAIAAALVPVIGYEKAQAAVRLAQEKQLPLREALSVLGVAAADIDEALSPAKLRRLGNRE